The Halobacterium hubeiense genome contains the following window.
CGCGGGCGACGACCTCCGAGACGACGTGGACGTCGACATCGACGTCTCCGGTGGCGGCTTCGCGGGCCAGGCTGACGCCGTCCGCACCGCCATCGCGCGCGGGCTGGTCGAGCATTACAGCGACGCCGAACTCCGGGACGCGTACCGGGAGTTCGACCGCAGTCTGCTGGTCAACGACGTCCGGCAGTCCGAGTCCAAGAAGTGGGGCGGTCCGGGCGCTCGCGCCCGCTACCAGAAGTCCTACCGCTGAGGTGACCAAATCATGATGGTACCAGTCCGGTGTTTCACGTGCGGTAACGTCGTCGGTGAATACTGGGAGGAGTTCAAGGCACGCGCCGAGACCCACGACGGCGACGAGGACCCAGCTGACGTGCTGGACGACCTCGGCGTGGACCGGCACTGCTGTCGACGCATGATGGTCTCCCACCAGGACCTCGTGGACGTCGTCTCGCCCTACCAGTAATGAGCGACACACAACACTTCAATCGGTACGAGAAGGCCCGCATCATCGGCGCGCGAGCGCTGCAGGTGTCGTACGGGGCGCCCGTGCTGGTCGATACCGACCAGACGGAGCCCATCCTCATCGCGGCCGAGGAGTACGACGCGGACGCGCTCCCGTTCACTGTCCGGAGGGACAACTGAGATGACGCGCATCGAGTCCGTCCGATTCCGGCCGATTCTGGACTCCCGAGGCAACAAGACCGTGGAAGCCGAGGTCGTGACCGAGGACGGCGGGTTCGGCCGTGCGGCGGCGCCATCCGGCGCCAGCACGGGCGAACACGAAGCCGTCGAACTCCCCGTCGAGGAGGCGATTGCGGCAGCGCGCGAACACGTCGCGCCGCGCCTCGAAGGCCGGGAGTTCGCCGGCGACCAGCGCGGCGTCGACGCCGCGCTGCACGCCGCCGACGGCACGGAGGACTTCTCCGACGTCGGGGCGAACAGCGCCGTCGCCACGAGCATGGCGGCCGCGAAGGCCGCCGCGGACGTGCTCGGTGCGCCGCTGTACCAGCATCTCGGCGGCGCCTTCCGCGGTCGGAACTTCCCCGTGCCGCTGGGGAACGTCGTCGGCGGCGGCGAACACGCCGCCGACGCGACCGCGATTCAGGAGTTCCTCGCCGCCCCCGTCGGCGCGCCGAGCGTCCGACAGGCGGTGTTCGCGAACGCCGCCGTCCACGAGCGCGTGGGCGAACTCTTAGAGGAGCGCGGCGAGGCCGCCGCGAAGGGCGACGAGGGCGCGTGGGCGCCGTCCATCGACGACGCCACCGCGTTCGAAATCGTCGACGAGGCCACCAGCGACGTCGCCGAGGAGTTCGGCTTCGACGTCCAGTTCGGCCTCGACATGGCGGCCGCCGAGCGCTACGAGGACGAGGCGTACGTCTACGGCGACGAGGTTCGCTCCACGGAGGAGCAAATCGAGTACGTCGTCGACCTCGTCGAGGAGTACGACCTCGCGTACGTCGAGGACCCCCTCGACGAGAACGACTTCGCGGCGTTCGCGGCGCTGACCGAGCGCGTCGGCGACGACACGCTCGTCTGCGGGGACGACCTGTTCGTGACGAACGTCGAGCGACTCCGCGACGGCATCGAGGTCGGCGCGGCAAACAGCATCCTCGTGAAGCCCAACCAGATCGGGACGCTCTCTGATGCGTTCGACGCCATCGAGCTGGCGACCCGGAACGGCTACGAGGCCGTGGTCTCCCACCGCAGCGGCGAGACCGAGGACACGACCATCGCACACCTCGCCGTGGCGGCCGACGCCCCGTTCATCAAGACGGGGACGGTCGGCGGCGAGCGAACCGCCAAGCTGAACGAACTCATCCGCATCGCGGACGAAGCATGAGCGAGAACGAATCCGACACAGAGGCCGACCTCGAGGACGCCGCGGAGCAGGCAGCCGAGCCTGCCGCCGAGGCCGCCGAGAGCGACGCCCAGACAGACGAACAGCCCACCGAAGAGGAGCCGGGAGCGGCGGCCACCGAGGACGTCATGTCCGACGAGGAGGCCGACCTGCTCATCCCCGTCGAGGACTACCTCGGCGCCGGTGTCCACATCGGTACCCAGCAGAAGACCAACGACATGGACCGGTTCATCCACCGCGTCCGCACGGACGGCCTCTACGTGCTCGACGTCTCGAAGACGGACGAGCGCATCCGGACGGCCGCCGACTTCCTGGCGAACTACGACCCGGAGCAGATTCTGGTCACGTCGTCGCGCCAGTACGGTCGCTTCCCCGCGGAGAAGTTCGCGGAAGCGGTCGGCGCGCGCGCCCGGACGGGGCGGTTCATCCCGGGCACGCTGACGAACCCGCAGTACGACGGCTACATCGAGCCGGACGTCCTCGTCGTCACCGACCCCATCGGTGACGCGCAGGCCGTCAAGGAAGCCATCACGGTCGGCATCCCCGTGATTGCGATGTGCGACTCCAACAACCAGACGAGCAACGTCGACCTCGTCGTCCCGACGAACAACAAGGGGCGGCGCGCGCTGTCGGTGGTCTACTGGCTGCTCGCCAACGAGACGCTCGACCGCCGCGGCGCCGAGCCGACGTACGCCCTCGAAGACTTCGAGGACGGCCTGTAACCGGGCTCCCGCTTTCGTACCTGTACTTTTCAGAACGCGAGCGAGTAGCGACGGCTACAGCGAGACGACGCCGAGGTGGCCGTCGAGGCCGTCGACGAAGCGCACGCGCCGCCCGAACCACTCGCGGCCGCCGTCGAGGGGGTGGCGGTGGCGCGCGTCGTCGATGTCCGCGCTCAGGAGGACGGAGACGGGCCCGGGACCGAGCTGGTCGAGGCGGTCGCGGACGCGCCCGCCGGCGGGCTCGCAGAGGACGATGTCTTGGCCGGGGAAGTGTGCGAGGTCGCCGTAGGTGTCGTCGTAGTCACGTTCCGGTTCGGGGAGCCGGTAGAGCCGCTGGAAGCGCTCGACCGCGCCGGCGAGGTCGTCGGTCGCGAGGACGACCCACGAGATGCCCGAGACCGGCGACCCGTAGAGGTTGCTGTCGGGGACGCGGTACTCGCGGGGCGTGCGGTCGCTGACGACGAACGGGAGGAGAGTGTCGTCGCCGCCGAGGAACGCCTGGTCCCACTCCACGAGCGTGCCGTCCGGGCGCTCGCGGCGGCCGTGAATCGGGCCGTGGACCGTGACGTCGTGGTCGATGACGCGCTGGCACTCGGCGTGGACGCTGCCGGTCTCCACGCACCAGTCGCAGGGGCCGGCGACGGGGTCGGCGGCGTCGAAGTACGCGGGCCAGCGGTCGGGGTCCCCGCGCGTGGGCGCGACGAGTTCGAGGTAGGAGCCGTCCGGGAGCACGAGCGCCGCCATCTCCGTGCCCGCGTCGGGGTGGGCGCCGCCGTACGTGGGGTCGAAGCCGGCGGCTTCGAATCGCTCGACGAGGGCGTCGAGGTCGCTGGCGGCGAACGGCACGTGGTCGATGACGGGGCGCATGGCCGCTCGTTCGGGGGCCGCACGCAAAAGCCTGCGGCGGGGGCGTTCCGGAACTTCTGTAACGGCGTGGTTCCGACCGGGTGATATGACCACGACTTCGAGTGCCCCCGGGAAGGTCTACCTGTTCGGGGAGCACGCCGTCGTCTACGGCGAGCCCGCGGTGCCCTGCGCCATCGAGCGACGGGCGCGGGTGACCGTGACGGCCCGCGACGACGACCGCGTGCGGGTGTCCGCCGACGACCTCTCGCTGGACGGGTTCACGGTGGAGTACGGCTCCGGGAGCGACGAGCAGCCGGACGTGGACGTGCCGACGCCGCTCATCGAGGCGGCGATGGGGTACGTCGAGGAGTCGCTGGAGCAGGCCCGCGACGCCGCCGACCGGCCCGAAGCGGGCTTCGACGTGGAGATAGAGAGCGAGATTCCGCTCGGCGCGGGGCTGGGGTCGAGCGCGGCGGTCGTCGTCGCGGGCATCGACGCCGCGACGCGCGAACTCGGCGTCGAACTGACGCCGGAGGACGTCGCGGAGCGCGCGTACCGCGTCGAGCACGAAGTGCAGGACGGGCAGGCCTCGCGCGCGGACACGTTCTGTTCGGCGATGGGCGGCGCGGTCCGCGTGGAGGGCGACGACTGCCGGGCCATCGACGCGCCCGACCTGCCGTTCGTCGTCGGCTACGACGGCGCGAGCCACGACACCGGCGAACTCGTGGCGGGCGTGCGGGACCTCCGCGACGAGTACGACTTCGCCGCGGACACCGTCGAGGCAGTCGGCGACCTCGTTCGGGAGGGCGAGCGGGCGCTCGCGGACGGCGACCTCGACACGCTCGGCGAACTGATGGACTTCAACCACGGGCTGCTGTCGGCGCTGGGCGTCTCAGCGCGCTCGCTCGACAACCTCGTGTGGGCGGCCCGGGAAGGCGGCGCGCTCGGCGCGAAACTCACGGGCGCGGGCGGCGGCGGTTGCATCGTCGCGCTCGACGAGGGCGACGGCGTGGAGACCGCACTGTCGCTGGCGCCGGAGTGCGAGCAGTCGTTCCGCGCCGAACTCGCAACGGAGGGCGTGCGCGTCGAATGACGGTCGTCGTCAAACTCGGCGGCAGCGTCGTCACCGAGAAGGACCAGCCCGAGACCGTCGCCGCCGACCGCCTCGCGGACCTCGCGGGCGCGCTCGGGGACGCGAACCTCGACGACCTCGTCGTCGTCCACGGCGGCGGGAGCTTCGGCCACCCGCACGCCGCCGAACACGGCATCTCCAGCAGCGAGGGGAAGCGGGACGCGGCGGCCGTCCGGGACGTCGCGGGCGCGATGGCG
Protein-coding sequences here:
- a CDS encoding 30S ribosomal protein S9, whose translation is MVTNTSGKKKTAVARATVSDGEGRVRINSTPVELVDPEMARLKMLEPFRIAGDDLRDDVDVDIDVSGGGFAGQADAVRTAIARGLVEHYSDAELRDAYREFDRSLLVNDVRQSESKKWGGPGARARYQKSYR
- a CDS encoding DNA-directed RNA polymerase subunit N codes for the protein MMVPVRCFTCGNVVGEYWEEFKARAETHDGDEDPADVLDDLGVDRHCCRRMMVSHQDLVDVVSPYQ
- a CDS encoding DNA-directed RNA polymerase subunit K, with the translated sequence MSDTQHFNRYEKARIIGARALQVSYGAPVLVDTDQTEPILIAAEEYDADALPFTVRRDN
- the eno gene encoding phosphopyruvate hydratase gives rise to the protein MTRIESVRFRPILDSRGNKTVEAEVVTEDGGFGRAAAPSGASTGEHEAVELPVEEAIAAAREHVAPRLEGREFAGDQRGVDAALHAADGTEDFSDVGANSAVATSMAAAKAAADVLGAPLYQHLGGAFRGRNFPVPLGNVVGGGEHAADATAIQEFLAAPVGAPSVRQAVFANAAVHERVGELLEERGEAAAKGDEGAWAPSIDDATAFEIVDEATSDVAEEFGFDVQFGLDMAAAERYEDEAYVYGDEVRSTEEQIEYVVDLVEEYDLAYVEDPLDENDFAAFAALTERVGDDTLVCGDDLFVTNVERLRDGIEVGAANSILVKPNQIGTLSDAFDAIELATRNGYEAVVSHRSGETEDTTIAHLAVAADAPFIKTGTVGGERTAKLNELIRIADEA
- the rpsB gene encoding 30S ribosomal protein S2, which gives rise to MSENESDTEADLEDAAEQAAEPAAEAAESDAQTDEQPTEEEPGAAATEDVMSDEEADLLIPVEDYLGAGVHIGTQQKTNDMDRFIHRVRTDGLYVLDVSKTDERIRTAADFLANYDPEQILVTSSRQYGRFPAEKFAEAVGARARTGRFIPGTLTNPQYDGYIEPDVLVVTDPIGDAQAVKEAITVGIPVIAMCDSNNQTSNVDLVVPTNNKGRRALSVVYWLLANETLDRRGAEPTYALEDFEDGL
- a CDS encoding VOC family protein, whose amino-acid sequence is MRPVIDHVPFAASDLDALVERFEAAGFDPTYGGAHPDAGTEMAALVLPDGSYLELVAPTRGDPDRWPAYFDAADPVAGPCDWCVETGSVHAECQRVIDHDVTVHGPIHGRRERPDGTLVEWDQAFLGGDDTLLPFVVSDRTPREYRVPDSNLYGSPVSGISWVVLATDDLAGAVERFQRLYRLPEPERDYDDTYGDLAHFPGQDIVLCEPAGGRVRDRLDQLGPGPVSVLLSADIDDARHRHPLDGGREWFGRRVRFVDGLDGHLGVVSL
- the mvk gene encoding mevalonate kinase → MTTTSSAPGKVYLFGEHAVVYGEPAVPCAIERRARVTVTARDDDRVRVSADDLSLDGFTVEYGSGSDEQPDVDVPTPLIEAAMGYVEESLEQARDAADRPEAGFDVEIESEIPLGAGLGSSAAVVVAGIDAATRELGVELTPEDVAERAYRVEHEVQDGQASRADTFCSAMGGAVRVEGDDCRAIDAPDLPFVVGYDGASHDTGELVAGVRDLRDEYDFAADTVEAVGDLVREGERALADGDLDTLGELMDFNHGLLSALGVSARSLDNLVWAAREGGALGAKLTGAGGGGCIVALDEGDGVETALSLAPECEQSFRAELATEGVRVE